From the genome of Thermosynechococcus sp. NK55a:
AAGGCAAAAGCGATCGCTGGCCAAGGGAAAAATCTGGCTAGTCAAGTCCACCGGTATATCCGCCGTCAAATCCTGTAGCAGTGGGCTGACAATATCATCCCCTTGGGGAGTTTTGCCAAAGCGGTAATCGGCCAAAGCGGCAGTGAGTTGGCTATAGCCCTCTGGCAAGTGAGCACCCGCCACCACTACCGTGGGAATCGGTTCTGGGAAACAGAGGGACTCAAGGTCGAAGGGATCAGAGGCCAGTGTTACATCACTGGTGCGGTGCAGCAGCATTTGCAGATGTAGCTCGTTGCCTTGTGCCTTTGCGGCTAAAAGCAGGCGATCGTAGGTGGGTGCCAGTTGGCGCCCCTCAGAACTCAAAGATTGCAGGTTGACATAGTAGAGGGCTGTAGGTTCAGCCTCTAATTGGGGCCGCGCCACTTGATAAAAAGTCAATCCCGCAAGATGACCATCCGCGGTTACCGCTGCCCCTAAGCTAGCGGTCATAGTCTCCACATCCGAAGCAAGGAGCAGGCGATCGCCGAGACGGGCTGTCACCAAGTCCTTGCCCACCTGCAGGGGGATATTTTGATAGACTTGCACCTCAAAGGGATGCCCCTGCCAGTAGGTCTCCCAAAAAGCCGTTGCTGCTCCTAGGCGCTTCAAGGGCAAAATCCACAACTGCCGCGGGGATGAACACACTTCGGGGCAGGGGAACTGGGCAAGCGTCACCCCCTCCCCCACCCAATCATTGATTTCAGACCAGGACAAGCCCCAATGAGCAAGTTGGGATGTCCAAAAACGCGCCGCCCAAAAATGTAGGGGATCGCTACTGGGAGGTTGATTGAGCTTGAGGACACTCTGGGCTTGGCGCGGGACAAAGATCAGGTCATCGCTATCGGCAGCAAAAGCTGGCTGGCCACACATTAGAAACAACCAGCAGAGGATAAAGACCAAAAGGGATGACCATAGCGATCGCTGGTGCAGTTGCATCAGTGCCCTCAATGTGGCAGGCCCAATTAGCGATTGGTGACAGTGGCCGCGTCCCGCGCGGTCAAGCGCTCATAGGTAGCCCGCATTTTCAGGCCCGTTAGCACTTGGAATAGACCCGACCCATTATCGGAACCCGGATAGTCACGGTGCTTTAGCAGTAGTTCCGTCACTTCGCCGTAGTGCTTGGTGGAAGTATTACTCAGGTGGCTTTCAATGTAGATGAGTTCATCGAGTTTTTCAAAGCGACCGTCCACTTCTAAGACCGAAACGGGGTGACCATAGTATTCATCAGGTCCGTAGCTGAGGCGGATGCCCGGATAGGAGCAGGTGAGCTTACGACCGCAGGGAATCCAAGTAATCGTTGAACCTTCATCAAAGAGATAAACGGGCTCAAAGCCGGGGATGCCTTCCCGTTGCAGCATCCGTACCCGCAGGATATTGCCGACTTTTTCCTCTTTGACTAACTGGGTCGGTAGAATTTGCAAAACCACGTCAGCGTACTGCTTTTGGGGATCGATATAGGCCATGAAGTCAGGGCGACGGGCGTTGATGGAGGCAATCACGTCTTCATAGCTATGGCCCCGCTCAGCCATGTCGCGCTTGATCTTCCAAGCAATTTTTACATCGTCACTGATGTCGAGATAAACACTGAAGTCAATGAGCGATCGCACCCGTTCATCATAGAGGGGATGCAGGCCTTCAATCACAATCACGTGGTTGGGATCCACCTTCTCCGGCGGATCAATCGTCCCCGTTTCGTGGTTGTAGATGGGTTTCATGATTGATTCGCCATTTTTGAGAGCCTTGATCTGCTCATACATCAGATCAAAGTTGTTGGCGCGGGGATCAAGCGCCGTAATCCCCATTTCTTTCCGCTGCTTGCGATCCAGACTGTGATAGTCATCCAAACAAATCACAGTCATAAAATCTTCGCCAAACAGATCGGCCAGTCGGCGCAAAAACGTTGATTTACCACAGCCGGAGTCTCCAGCAACGCCGATGAGAACCACACGGTCTGGCTTACTGCTCATAGCTGACGATTCCCTTTGCTCGTAGAAGTGGACATCCCCTCATGGGGTGGTTCAGTATACCCTTAACTGATATTACAAGGGTGGTGTCCCTCTGGGATAGTTTTTTGTGCAAAAAGAGGAACCTTCTGGTCCACAGGGGGGATGGGTGGTTGTTCTCGGGAAGAGTTTGGGATAAAGTAGTAGATTGCGAAAGTTCATCCTAGGGATCACCATGGCCTGCCCCAAAAAGAAAACCTCAAAGTCCAAGCGCAGTATGCGCCGTGCTGTCTGGAAGCGCCAAGCTGCCCTTCAAGCACAACGTGCCCTCTCGATTGGTAAGTCTATTTTGACTGAACGTGCCCAAGGCTTCTACTTCCCTGAAGCCGAAGAAGAGAACGAAGACGAGCAGGAGTAATCATGGCCACCCCTACAGAGCCGAGCCGCACCCCCAAACTGGAAACCCCAAAGTACGGCTTTAATACCTTTGCTGAGCGGATTAATGGCCGTGCAGCGATGGTGGGTCTGGTGGCTCTTTTGTTGTGGGAATATTGGACAGGAGAGGGCTTGCTCCACTGGTTGGGCTGGCTCTAGGGGACGCCTTTAGCACTGTGTTGCATGATTCCCTACAACCTCAGTGACCCCCGCCTCTTTGGCATTATGGTTGGGGTAATGTTTTTGATGGTCGTCAGCCGCCTATTGCTAGTGGCTGGCTTTTTTTCGCTGGTATATGTCGTGGCTTGCTGGACGCCCCTGAGGAAACGACGGATAAATTTGCGGCCTTACAAGCGGGGGCAGTTTTGGCACGAGTTTGGCTGGTCATTGCTGACAGCGGCTATTTTTGCCCTGGCGGGGGCGATCGCCGCAGTGATGTGGCAGCGGGGCTGGACAGCGGTTTATCTGGAGTTAAATTCCCTTTGGGACTATATTTACTTTCCCTTGAGCATTGGCCTTGTGCTACTGCTCCACGAAACCTATTACTATTGGCTCCATCGCTGGATGCACCAACCGAAAATTTATCGCCGTGTCCATCGGGTGCATCACCATAGCATTGTTGCCTCGCCCTGGACTGCCTTTTCATTTCATCCCTGGGAGGCCTGCTTACAGGCGATTTTTCTGCCGCTGATTATTGTGCTTGTGCCACTGCACCCCTACGCTATCGTGATCCAGCTGAGCCTGATGACGGTCTCCAGTGTGATTAATCATCTAAACTTAGAGATCTATCCCCGTGGCTTTGCCGAACATTGGTTGGGGCAGTGGTTGATTGGAGCCACCCACCACAGTTTGCACCACTGTCAATTTCGCTGTAACTATGGCCTCTATTTCACCTTCTGGGATCGGTGGTTGGGGACGGAGAGTCGTGATTACCTGCCCCTGTTTCGCGATCGCACCCAAGGCTGAACTCAGGATGAATTCTGCATAGGCCCATTGGTGAAGGCGTAGGACAGTCTGTCTGGTTCAGTGGCAGTGAGATGGTCAAGGCACTTTCCTTTCCCAGGATGGCGGAGCGACAACATCCGCTGATCCAACCGTTACTCACCCTTTCCGATGCGGAGTTGATCAGGGCCTTTCAGGATCAGCGCGATCGCGGCTGCTACTTCGTGGCTCTCTACTGTCGCTACGGCCCCCTTGTATATAGTGTTCTGCAACACCACGGGCGATCGCCTGTACAGGTGGACTATCTTTTTGCCAAGGTGTGGCATGGCTTATTTTTTAGCCTTGACCTTGTGGAATTTACCCCTGAGGGCGTGAAAGTGGGGGATGAGGAAGCTCGCTCCCTGCGCAATTGGATTGTCAACCGCACCGCCGCCCTCATTCAAGAGGAACTTCCCGGCATTGAGCACATTACCTATGTCCTTCGGGATGCACCAGTGCCCCTTTGGTGCTATTTGGAAGCCAGCCTTGCCTACCTGAGTCCCCTGAGCCGCCTAGTGCTGGTGACAACCCAAACCTTTCACTGGAACCTTGAGCGCCTGCGCGCTTACCTAGAAGTTCAAGGGGAAACCTACAGCCTTGAGGAACTCAACCAGCATTTAGAGGAAGGCTTAGCACGCATCGTGGAGTATCTGCCAGCGGATATCCGCCAAATTTACTTAATGCCCGATCGGAAGTCGGAGGAACCCTCCACTGCTCAACCAACTCTTGAAGAACTCTTTCCCAATAGCGTTGAGGAGGTGGGTGCCCCTCTCGATAGCTCCGCCGCAGCAAGAGTCGGCGAGGCGACTGAGACGACGGGCAGTATTGATAACCTACTGGCAGAGTGGGAGCGGATTCTCTCCGGTTGACATGATTATTTTCTTATTATTTTCTTAAAGGAATCTAATAAGGCTTTGGGCTAACCCCAAGACCTTACCTGATATGCTAGACTCAATTTATTGAGAAAAATTTCTAACAAGGTCTTACTTCTATGGGTCTGGGTGTCGTTGATTTGCCGACATTTTGCCTTGAGGGCACGGTTGAAGAGATCTTTTACAAGAAGGGACTGCCCAAGGTCGTGATTTTGAAAACCCTCACGGGAACAGTCTGGATCAAGCTGGAAAAATCGCTACGACGCGAATTAGCACAACTCCCCAAGGTGGGCGATCGCCTGCGGCTAGAAGGCACGGTCAAGGATAAGTACGATGGCTGGGTCAAGCAATACCAGGCAGACCATTTAGAATTTTTAGCAACGGCTCAAGCCACAGTGGCAAGGGGTTCTCAGCCCTGTAGGGTGCTCATTTGTCAAAAATCCGCCTGCTGTCGCCGGGGCGCCAAGGAACTCTGGCAAGAACTAGAGGCCCAACAGCTCCCCATTACCCTGAAAGCGACAGGCTGTATGGGGGAATGCAAACGGGGACCAGCGGTGGTTGTCCTGCCCCACAAAAAGCGGCTCACCCGTGCCAATGCCCAACAGATTCGCGAGCTAGTTTGCTCGAGTGAGGCTTAGGGAATTCAGAACAACGGCAATCGAACTGATGGCCATACAAGCGGCCGCAAGTCCAGGCGTGAGACTGAGTCCCCACAGGGGTAACCCAACACCGGCTGCAATGGGTAGACCGACGATATTGTAGGCTACTGCCCAAAAAAGATTCTGCTGAATTTTGCGGAAGGTGGCACGGCTGAGGGCCAGCACGGTGAGCACATCCTCCAGATGATTGCGGGTGAGGATAATATCTGCTGCTTCAATGGCCACCTCTGTACCAGTGCCAAGGCTAATCCCCACCTGAGCTGCCGTCAGAGCGGGGGCATCATTCATGCCATCCCCAACCATCGCCACTGTTTTGCCCTTGGTTTGCCACTCCTCAATGAGGGCTAGCTTTTGCTGGGGTTGCAGATCTGTGTGGATATTGGCTGGGAGTAGGCCGAGGGGTTCTAGGAGTTGTTGGGCTGCTTTGGCGGTGTCGCCCGTGAGGACATGAATCTCATAGCCTTGGGCTTGCAGGGCTTGAATGGTGCTCACTGCCTCTGGGCGCAGGCGATCGCGAAAGGTTACCACCGCCATCAGCTGGCGATCGCAGGCCAAGGCCACATGGGTTTCTACCGCTAGGGAAGGGCAGTCAATACCCTGATCACGCAGCCAACTGAGGCGGCCCGCTTGATAGTGATGCCCCTCAATCCAACCGCTCATCCCCAGTCCAAGGGCAGTTTCCAGCCCAGTCACCGTTGCTAGTTCTGTTATCTGGTTTGTCGCAGCCCATGCCTTCTGAATCGCCACTGCAAGGGGATGGCGACTCTTGTGCTCTAGGCTGGCCAGTAGGTAGAGGACGGTTTCTAAGGAGGACTGCCCGTACAGGTGGATCTCTGCAACTTCGAGTTCACCCGTTGTCAGTGTGCCCGTCTTGTCAAACACAATCGTGTCCAACTGTTGAGTGCGCTCGAGAACATCGCCACCGCGAATAATTAAGCCTTTGGCAGCGGCATGACTGGTGCCCACAAGAAGGGCGATCGGAGTGGCAAGGCCAAGGGCACAGGGACAGGCAATCACCAGCACACTTAAGGCCAGCTTTAGGGGCAATAGGGACGTGTGATTGGTTATTTCTGGGAAGACATGGGGGGCGATCGCACTCCAAAAAACAGCGGTGCCTGCCGCTAAGAGCAACACTCCATAGCCAAAATAGCCAGCCACCACATCTGCCATTTGCTGCACCGGTGCTTTGCGATTTTGTGCCTGCACCACGAGCTCTAAAATCTGTCCCAAAAATGAGGCACGGCCACAGCGTTCTACCCGTAGGGTAACGGCAGCACCAACATTGCGACTGCCCGCTAGAACGGATGCCCCCACGCCTTTGACTACCGGTAGAGATTCCCCCGTGAGCATGGATTCATCCACCAAGGTTTCCCCGGTCACAATGATGCCATCGGCGGGAAAGGGTTCTCCAGCATCCACCCACAGCCAGTCTCCCACCTGGATACGACTGACGGGAATGGGCCAGCGATCGCTAGCGGTCAAACTCGGTTGCCATAGGGCCTGTTTTGGCTGCAGGGCGAGGAGCGATCGCAAGTCCCGTTGCGCCTGTTGACGTACTTGTTGCTCCAGCGATCGCCCCAGCAAAATAAAGCCAAGGATCATCACCGGTTCATCAAAGAAACACTCCCACCCCAAGGCCGGCCACAGCCACGCCACCGTACTGGTGAGGTAAGCCCCCAAGGCGCCAAGAGCCACCAGCGTATTCATATTCGGGCACCCTTGGAGGAGGCCGATCATCCCTTGCCGCAAAATCTCCCACCCCGGCAGGACAAGGGCAATCGTCGCTAGCCCCCAGTGCCAGATCATGGCTTCTAACATGGACCAGTGCCCCGGCAGCAGATCAATCCCGTGGCCGACGCTGGAGAGAATAAGGAGTATAAAGGCGATCGCCAACCTTGGCAAAGAGGTTTCCTCAGAGGCCGTGGGCAGTTCCAAAAGGGCATTGGCTTCTGCAAGGGTGGCTTGAAAGCGGCCTTGGTTTAGGGTCTCAACAATAGCGATAGGGGTTGTCTTATTGGGGGAATAGGTGACAACGGCGGTTCCCGTCACTAGATTCACTGCCGCAGCATCTACGCCCGGCTGCTCTTTTAACTGATTTTCCAGCGATCGCACACAGCCAGCACAACGCAAGCCGCTCACCCGCAGAATTGCCACCTCAGGGGCTTGGGAATCAAGACTTGAACTTAGGGACACGTCAACCCTCTCCAAAGAGAACTACGTTAAATTACGTTAAATCTCCTAACTGCGTCCCCACCGCCTATTGTGGCACGTTGGTTCTGAGATGTCAGAGATCAGGGGAAGCTATCCTAAAGGAATACAGTTTTCACTAGAGATACAAGCAATGGTAGCTGCCAAGGAGACGGGCGATCGCTATTTCACACCAGAAGAATCCTTTAAGAATACTTTGGCTGGACAGAGCAGCAGTTGGCAGGGCATGAGCTAATTCATGGTCGTGTCTATACGCCCTGCCAAAGTGCTCTTGCTCGCAACGGCAGCCCACGATCGCGGCAAAAGGTTTGATCTCTACCGCCGCAACCCCGACGTCGTGGATTGTGTGCTGGCTAGCTGAGAGGAAATGGCAATCGACATCTATCCATCTATCCAAGAAACAAAGAAATGAAGTGGGGGATTGCTGCTACGCTGCTACCGCGCTGGCGATCGCCTCGAATCGAGAGGCATGATCTCAGGGTGCCCCTTGAGCCCTTTGATAAAGATACTGACCTCTCTCTCCCGGCAGTAGGTACCACCGTAAAAGGGTGAACGACTTTTCCGGTGGACGTCGAAGCTATCAAAATAGGTATTCTTTGAGAGGAGAGTAAATTCAAGGAGTACCAGACATGTTACCGCTAACGGTGAGTCGCCTCTGGACAATTAGCCGTAATGTTTTCAATGAAACACTGCGAGAGCGGGTTCTTTACGTCACTGCTGTTTTTGCCATTGGCCTAGCTTTAGCGATTGTGATTTTGGGACAGGTCTCAGCAGGAACCCAAGACAAAATTAGCCTTGATGTGGGGATGGCAGGAATTTCCCTCTTTGGCTTGCTGATTGCCGCCTTTGTTGGGGGTGGTTTGCTCAATAAAGAAATAGAAAAGCGCACGATTTTGGTGATGTTGGCGAAACCCATCAGCCGTGCGGAATTTATTATTGGCAAACATTTGGGCTTATCGGCGGTTCTGCTAGTACTGGTAGCACTGATGACGCTAATTCTGTTTATTCTCATGAGCTTGAATCAGTTTGCCTATCCCACTGGTCCTTTGATAGTGAACTCTTTCTACATTGCGCTGCAACTAGCCCTCCTGACGGCAGCCGCTTTGCTTTTTGGTAGTTTCACCAGTTCCTTGATTGCCACGCTCCTAACCGTGGCACTGTACTTTATGGGGCACTTTAGCCAAAACTTGGTCATCCTCAGCCAAAAGATAGAGAGTGACACCGTACGGCAACTGATGCAGTTTCTCTATCTGATCTTTCCCGATTTATCCCGCTTGGACTTTAAGAATACGGCGGTCTATGGAATGCTGCCGTCTGTACCGGAACTTGTGGCCAATGCCTTTTATGGCGTGATTTATACGGTGGCCCTGCTGGCGATCGCCACCTGGATTTTCTCTCGTCGCAACTTTTAGCAAAAACTCGCAGCCCATTTGTTCAATTGTTCCCTCAATGGGCTATGATAAAGCTCTGGGAATCTTTGCCCGTGTAGCTCAGTGGTAGAGCACACCCTTGGTAAGGGTGAGGTCACGAGTTCAATCCTCGTCACGGGCTTTGTTTAAGGCTGTTGCAGCCAATAGTTGATCGCCAACACGAGGGCCAAAAGCACGACCGTCCAGCGTAACAGCACGGGGTCGACCGCGCGGGCAAATTTACCCCCTAGCAATCCGCCAACAATGGTGGCGATCGCCATCCCCCAAGCCACCGGCCACACTACCTCCCCAGACACAACGAAAAATGCAGCAGCAGCAACATTGATCCCAAAGGCCAAAATTTGCTTCAAGCCATTGAGGCGCCTCAAGCTTTCCCCGAGAACAACGCCCAGCACCGCTAGCAAAATCACACTCAAGCCGGCACCAAAATAGCCACCATAGACCGCCGCCAGAAATACAAGGGGAATGGCTCCCACTTCAGACCTGTCTGGAACACTGATCCGCTGCAAT
Proteins encoded in this window:
- a CDS encoding DUF3352 domain-containing protein produces the protein MQLHQRSLWSSLLVFILCWLFLMCGQPAFAADSDDLIFVPRQAQSVLKLNQPPSSDPLHFWAARFWTSQLAHWGLSWSEINDWVGEGVTLAQFPCPEVCSSPRQLWILPLKRLGAATAFWETYWQGHPFEVQVYQNIPLQVGKDLVTARLGDRLLLASDVETMTASLGAAVTADGHLAGLTFYQVARPQLEAEPTALYYVNLQSLSSEGRQLAPTYDRLLLAAKAQGNELHLQMLLHRTSDVTLASDPFDLESLCFPEPIPTVVVAGAHLPEGYSQLTAALADYRFGKTPQGDDIVSPLLQDLTADIPVDLTSQIFPLASDRFCLALWYLADKHWQWLWQTTHTPETATLLHQLDDLARANGYEVNRLVLDKEPVTAWVKLMLDPQTRTGLVSDVAAAYGQRGDRLILASSLSVFSQHQSKKLSWLPEHLLRQRQGIHGLVYARWPQLFAPLSQRWPLLQYLNGITAGWLERLQSLTLVNYGVRDRLQHLELILSSKNA
- a CDS encoding phosphoribulokinase; its protein translation is MSSKPDRVVLIGVAGDSGCGKSTFLRRLADLFGEDFMTVICLDDYHSLDRKQRKEMGITALDPRANNFDLMYEQIKALKNGESIMKPIYNHETGTIDPPEKVDPNHVIVIEGLHPLYDERVRSLIDFSVYLDISDDVKIAWKIKRDMAERGHSYEDVIASINARRPDFMAYIDPQKQYADVVLQILPTQLVKEEKVGNILRVRMLQREGIPGFEPVYLFDEGSTITWIPCGRKLTCSYPGIRLSYGPDEYYGHPVSVLEVDGRFEKLDELIYIESHLSNTSTKHYGEVTELLLKHRDYPGSDNGSGLFQVLTGLKMRATYERLTARDAATVTNR
- a CDS encoding 50S ribosomal protein L32; amino-acid sequence: MACPKKKTSKSKRSMRRAVWKRQAALQAQRALSIGKSILTERAQGFYFPEAEEENEDEQE
- the crtG gene encoding 2,2'-beta-hydroxylase CrtG, producing the protein MIPYNLSDPRLFGIMVGVMFLMVVSRLLLVAGFFSLVYVVACWTPLRKRRINLRPYKRGQFWHEFGWSLLTAAIFALAGAIAAVMWQRGWTAVYLELNSLWDYIYFPLSIGLVLLLHETYYYWLHRWMHQPKIYRRVHRVHHHSIVASPWTAFSFHPWEACLQAIFLPLIIVLVPLHPYAIVIQLSLMTVSSVINHLNLEIYPRGFAEHWLGQWLIGATHHSLHHCQFRCNYGLYFTFWDRWLGTESRDYLPLFRDRTQG
- a CDS encoding cation-translocating P-type ATPase; this translates as MSLSSSLDSQAPEVAILRVSGLRCAGCVRSLENQLKEQPGVDAAAVNLVTGTAVVTYSPNKTTPIAIVETLNQGRFQATLAEANALLELPTASEETSLPRLAIAFILLILSSVGHGIDLLPGHWSMLEAMIWHWGLATIALVLPGWEILRQGMIGLLQGCPNMNTLVALGALGAYLTSTVAWLWPALGWECFFDEPVMILGFILLGRSLEQQVRQQAQRDLRSLLALQPKQALWQPSLTASDRWPIPVSRIQVGDWLWVDAGEPFPADGIIVTGETLVDESMLTGESLPVVKGVGASVLAGSRNVGAAVTLRVERCGRASFLGQILELVVQAQNRKAPVQQMADVVAGYFGYGVLLLAAGTAVFWSAIAPHVFPEITNHTSLLPLKLALSVLVIACPCALGLATPIALLVGTSHAAAKGLIIRGGDVLERTQQLDTIVFDKTGTLTTGELEVAEIHLYGQSSLETVLYLLASLEHKSRHPLAVAIQKAWAATNQITELATVTGLETALGLGMSGWIEGHHYQAGRLSWLRDQGIDCPSLAVETHVALACDRQLMAVVTFRDRLRPEAVSTIQALQAQGYEIHVLTGDTAKAAQQLLEPLGLLPANIHTDLQPQQKLALIEEWQTKGKTVAMVGDGMNDAPALTAAQVGISLGTGTEVAIEAADIILTRNHLEDVLTVLALSRATFRKIQQNLFWAVAYNIVGLPIAAGVGLPLWGLSLTPGLAAACMAISSIAVVLNSLSLTRAN
- a CDS encoding ABC transporter permease encodes the protein MLPLTVSRLWTISRNVFNETLRERVLYVTAVFAIGLALAIVILGQVSAGTQDKISLDVGMAGISLFGLLIAAFVGGGLLNKEIEKRTILVMLAKPISRAEFIIGKHLGLSAVLLVLVALMTLILFILMSLNQFAYPTGPLIVNSFYIALQLALLTAAALLFGSFTSSLIATLLTVALYFMGHFSQNLVILSQKIESDTVRQLMQFLYLIFPDLSRLDFKNTAVYGMLPSVPELVANAFYGVIYTVALLAIATWIFSRRNF
- a CDS encoding sulfite exporter TauE/SafE family protein, coding for MISKIGLLTVAGLVAGFVNAIAGGGTLISFPALVAIGLPPVVANLTSTVALVPGYLGATVAQYQELKGQQRRLGWLFPTAVAGGMTGAMLLLHTNEALFNALIPYLLLLAAVLLGVQEQVRAWLLQRISVPDRSEVGAIPLVFLAAVYGGYFGAGLSVILLAVLGVVLGESLRRLNGLKQILAFGINVAAAAFFVVSGEVVWPVAWGMAIATIVGGLLGGKFARAVDPVLLRWTVVLLALVLAINYWLQQP